The following are encoded together in the Glycine max cultivar Williams 82 chromosome 8, Glycine_max_v4.0, whole genome shotgun sequence genome:
- the LOC106799559 gene encoding oleosin-like, with product MNNPTKLVKTALENALNATLLLSLLDYVLSLATSFLGKLRESPTPTQLLGLLITPLWNLLRGFVTLGLVMLLLLAGIVIALFILLMPLLLIVTSPIWIPTAMVLLLVTTLLLFVCGFIVVVVAMVLRAFRSFGSHNPLS from the coding sequence ATGAACAACCCAACAAAACTTGTTAAAACTGCCCTAGAGAATGCACTAAACGCAACCCTACTACTTTCACTCTTGGACTATGTTTTATCTCTTGCAACGTCGTTTCTTGGAAAGCTTAGAGAGTCCCCCACTCCAACGCAGCTACTTGGCCTGTTGATCACCCCTTTGTGGAACTTGCTTCGTGGTTTTGTGACACTAGGCCTCGTCATGCTCCTTCTTCTTGCGGGCATAGTCATCGCGCTTTTCATCCTTTTAATGCCGCTGTTGTTGATCGTGACGAGCCCCATATGGATACCAACTGCCATGGTTTTGTTGCTTGTTACTacattgttgttgtttgtgtgtGGATTCATTGTTGTGGTGGTGGCTATGGTGTTACGGGCTTTTCGCTCCTTCGGGAGTCACAACCCTTTGAGTTGA